The Tolypothrix sp. PCC 7712 region CGGTATTTTGAAGGTAGCTCCCAGTGTTCCTAAATACATCTTCAATAGCCAAGCTATAAATCCGGATACGAAAATGAGAACAAAACAAACAAGTTATACAGTAATTACACGTATAAAATAGTTAAAGCTTTGATATTGAAATCAAAAGTTTTTATCTGAATTGGATTTGCTCATCTCAAATTCACAATTAACAAATTTTACTAGTAGAATATGCTTAGTATACGTATATGCCAAATGTGTGAATAAGATGCGTTGTATACTAGTATTAATTGTGTTAAGAAAAATTAAGATTTAATTTTTTTAGATCTTTAATGAAAAAAATTAGAAACTGTGATTTTCTTCCCTCTGAGGTTCCAATACTTGTCGGTTAAAAAAAGAGGGAAAAGGGAAAGAAAAAACCTTTAACCTTTTCCCCTTAAGCAATTTTGGGTTCCCTGATTAATTGCTACAGGTTGCTGTAAAACTGGTTGTTAGCATTTTTGACTTTAGATACCCAACCTTCGTAAGACTGCAAAATTTTTCTGTAGGGAACTGTGGTGTCAGATACGACTTCAAATAAGGATGGTAAGAAGCGTTGGGGAAATAGTTGGTGCAGAATTTGTGACAGACGTTGTCTGAGGATAAATTCCAAAAATAGTCCCTTAGTAGCAGGGAAGGCGTTTTCGCTTAGTTCTGCTAATGCATGAGCATCTGGTTGGCGGCGAATACTGAAATTTTCGATTGCTGCTGCTAAATTGTCGGTATATTCGTCTAAAAGATTATCGAACACAACAACATCTTCCAGCGCCGAACTACAACCTTGACCAAGAGCGGGGCTAACAGCATGAGCTGCGTCTCCCATTAATACCACACTGTCATCATAGTGATAACGGTTACAGCGAATTGTGATTACTTGGGAAATGGGGCGATTGAGGAAAGCTTCTGCTTCTGATTGTGGTATCAACTGAGCAAATTCGGGGAAATTCTGGCGGAAGAATTGCTGTACTTCTTCTGTGGTAGTCAGACTTGTTATTTGATTTTTCTGTTGGGGAAAATAGATAACACCACTAATGCTGCCGTCAGGTTGATTGAGTAGTATGATGTTGCTGCCATCATCAATTCTCCATGTGTGAATTTTACCGGGTTGCAGGTTAATTGTGGGATTGGTGATATAGATGGATTTGTACTCGTTGCGGTAGGATTGCTTTTGGCATTCAAACAATTCTGTTGTACAAAGATGATCTCTAACTGCAGAATTTGCCCCATCAGCACCAACTAATAAGTCATAATCAGCAGTAAATTTTTCGGCGGTATCTCTTTCAAAAGTGACTTGTTTGGCGGCCAAATCTACCTGGGTACATTGGCTGTTGAAATGAATATTTAATCGGCTGTTATCATATTTTTCTACTAATTGATTTAATAACGCGATCGCTAAATTTGTGCGATCAAGAGTAAATAGAGGTTTCTTTCTGGTGATTGTTTGTGTCTTGCCATTGGGTTGATGTAGGATAGACCCCGTAGTGGGTAAACTCATGGCTTTGACTGTTTCCACAAGTCCGGGAATTTTCTGCAACGCGGCTATTCCCCGATTTCCTAAAGCGATGGGAAAAGTTCGGGATTTGGCAAATGGCACAGTTCGCGGATCGCTGCGGCGTTCGTAAATTTCGATTTTGTATTGTTCGCCACGACGCAGTAAATAATGTGCTAGGAGAAGTCCGCTAGGGCCAGCACCCACGATCGCTAATTTCTTAACCATAGATTAAATCAAAAAACTCTCAAAAGTTTATAGGACAATACAGGTCAAATAAGATCATTAATGATTGATTTGTTAGTTGTGGAAACAGCTAGCTCAATTGGGGGATTCTCCCCCAAACCCCCGATTGGGTGAAGTTTGTGGGGAAGGTTTCCTTCCACAAAACTTCGGACGGTTGCGTCCCCCAAACCCCCTCCAAAATGATTGTTCGGTTTTTTGTTGAGTAACTAGTACCGCAAGGCGGAATTCAAAATTCAAAATTCAAAATTCAAAATTAAGACAGAGTAAGCGGTTGGTTGATTTTGTAGACGCAAAGCGGCTTCCCGTAGGGTATGGTCTATTTATTTACGCCTTGCGGTACTAGGTTTTTAGTTTTGTGATCAATTAATTTTCTTAACTGAACTGTATTGGTTTATAGGAATTATTTTCCCACCATCACATAATATTTAGCGGGTCAACATCTATAGTCAAACTTACAGAAGCAGGGCAAAGCGATCGCACTTGTTCCCAGTCTGGTAAATTTGGTAAATCATCTGGCGCAAATTTAATCAGGATTTGCCAGCGATAACGATTAGCTACTCGTAAAATGCTGGCTGGTGCTGGCCCTAAAATTTCAAATCCGTCTTCTGTTCCTAATGCTGTGGCGATGATCTGAGCCGTATTTTGCACTTGAATGGGATCTAAACTGCTCAAGCGTAATAAAATTAACCTGCCGTAGGGAGGGTAATTTAGTGCTTGTCTTTGTTCCAGTTCGGCAGCCGAAAAAGAGTGATAATCGTGATGTTTAACGGACTCAATTACTTCATGTTCTGTGTTGTAAGTTTGGATAATTACTCTACCAGGATCGTCACCCCTCCCTGCACGTCCGGCGACTTGGGTTAAGGTTTGAAATGCTCGTTCGCTGGCACGATAATCTGAGAGATGTAATAATCCATCAGCCGCGACAACACCCACCAATGTCACCTGTGGTAAATCCAAACCTTTGGTAAGCATTTGTGTCCCAACTAATAGATGTGCTTCACCATTCGCAAACTGAGTGAGGAGGGTACGATGTGCGCCTTTGTTGCGGGTGGTGTCGCTATCAAAGCGAATATATTTCAGTTGGGGAAACTGGCGTGATAATTCTTGCGCCACGCGCTGAGTACCACTACCAAAAAATTTTAGGTAAGGGGAAGCGCAATCGGGGCAGAATTGGGGATGCGATCGCGCATAATTGCAATAATGACAGCGCAAAAGTTGCGGCGCGCCGTCTTCGGTGTGGTGATAGGCTAGGGATACGTCACAGTGGGGACATTCCAACACATAGCCACAACTGCGACAAGAGACAAAAGTACTGTGTCCCCGGCGATGGATAAATAATATTCCCTGTTGTTGTTTTTCTTGCAGTTCGTTTAAAGCTGCTTGTAGGGATCTACTAAATATAGAACGATTTCCCGCCTGTAATTCTTGCCGCATATCTACTATTTCTATGGGCGGTAAGGGGCGAGAGTTGATGCGTTCCGGGAGGCTTAAGTAGTGAGTGCTGAATTCATTGTTTGTGAAATTTACCCAGCTTTCTAGGGAAGGTGTTGCAGAACCTAAGACTAAGGGACAATTTTCGATTTCGGCGCGCCATTGAGCAACGGTGCGCGCATGGTAGGTGGGGATGGGAGTATCTTGTTTAAAGCTGCTGTCGTGTTCTTCATCTAGGATGATTAAACCCAAGTTGGGTAGGGGCGCAAAAATGGCGCTGCGTGTACCAATTACTACTTGTGGTTCGCCTGTGAGCATTTGCCGCCACGTATCGTAGCGTTCTCCATCCGAGAGGGCGCTGTGATAGACGCTAACTTTGTTACCAAAGCGGGCACGGAAGCGATCCGTTAGCTGGGGTGTGAGTCCAATTTCCGGGACTAAAACTAACGCTGATTTACCTTGTTGTAATAAAGGTGCGATCGCTTGCAGGTAAACTTCGGTTTTACCAGAACCTGTAACCCCATGCAACAACACTTGAGCATATCCATCGATTGCTTGAATTCTATCTAAAGCATGAGATTGATCTGCTGTTAAAGATTTAGCGCGATCGCCTGTGATTTCTGGGCCTGTTTCTGCGCGTAAAACTTCTCTTTCTTCTATAGTGATGTAGCCTTTATTTGCTAACGTCTTTAAGATAGAAGTAGTAGTATGACAAATTTGCAATAATTCACTTTGCCATAATTCACCGCCACGTTTTCGTAGTACTTCTACAATTTCTCGTTGGCGCGCGGTTAAATCTATATCTATGGTGGCAATAAGTGTAACAGCTTTCTGTAATTTTGGTCGCGTTAATCTAGGAGGTTCTAAATAACTTTCTACTAAACCAAATCGCCTTAACTCCCGCACGCCTCGATAAGCAGATTTCACTTTTTGTTGCAGATAAGCAAAGCTATAGTCTCCTGCTGGTTGAGCTTGTAAAAGTTGTAAAATTTGCTGGGCAGATGAACTGAGGAAGGTAGTATTGGGAGAAATATTAGGAGTTATTACATCATGACTCTGATCCGTTATTTTTTCACTCTGCTTGACTAAAGAAGTTAAGCGAATCCGACGCTGCGATCGCCCTAATAAACCTGGTGGTAAAGCTACCCTAATCGCTTGAATTAGAGGTGTATAATAATACGTTGCGACTCGATTTAATAATTCCCAATAACCACTAGGAAAAAAACCTGCACTCACAACATCTTCAACATCGCGGATTTTCTCTAGTGGTATATCAGTATTTGGTTGTGATAATAAACGGATGGCAATCCCTCCCATTTGTTGTGTGCCGAAGGGTACAGTTAAAATATCACCTGGTTTGATTTCTAACTGTTCGGGTAAACGATATGTAAATAACCCTAAGTTTCCTGGACAGTCTACCAGGACTTCAACCCAGCGATTTACATTTGTTTTTGACTGATAGGATAATCCCGGCTCATTAACTACCAAATGGGATAAATTTACGCCATCAATATACATATGTTGTGTGTTAATAGATAGATTTTTCTATGCCTTTAATCTAGTTTGGCAAAAGTTAACTTCTACCAAAAAAATTAACTTTTTGATTTTGTAGGCATAAACTGTAAATCGCAATACTTTTATCCCGCATAAGACTTGGTAAGTTTCCTCTTATGTAATTCACTTGCCTATTTCACCTCAACTATAGATGCCATAAATATTTGCTACTGCCTACAGCCAAAATAAGCGTTTCATCTGCAATTTTCTAAACAGTAGTTATATCTACTAAAGAGGGTATCGAATTTTCACCCTATTGATAGATATTAGCTCGTTTATATATATGAGATGCTTTTATACAAATCAAACACAAAATTTCTGCATTAAAAATTGCTAATTTTGTATCGCCCACAAAATTTGTCAACAAGTTAAAACTCAGCCGTAAAATTTACATTTTGGCAATGACTCCCAACCTTATAAAAATAACTGTAAAATTACATAAAAATTTAAGAATTGGGAATGCCAAGCTGCAAAATTTATATGAGTTCAGGTTGAGAAAGTTTGAGGGCATTTGACATATTTGGTGATCGAGAAAAGAATGAGGAATATATGGTTGGGGGAGCTGAGGAGAAAGTTGGTGGGTGCATAGGCCAGTATTTGTGATGATATCTATCTAGCAGGAACTAAAGAATGACAGCTAGACAATGATTCTAACTTCTAATGAGAAATTAGCATAAACTTGCGTTTTGCTACCGGACGTGTGCATTTGTCCCTTAGGGAAACTACCAAGCCTCAAGCAAGCAGCTGTCACTGAAATATGTACCAAACAAAGCAACAATCCCTAAAGGAAAGTTATGAATATTGCTCAATTGGGAACAATGGAACTACTGGAGAATGCTGCTGAAAATGAAGAACAATCATTTGAAATTTTAGAAGCAGTGGCAGAAGAAGATTCCCCAATTCCAGAACCACTGGAATCAGAGGAACGCGATGGCGATGAGATGGCGGCAGCCCGCCCTTCGGGATACAATAAAACCGAGCATGATGATGCTGTGGGCGCATTTTTTAAGGAAATGGCGCGCTATCCCTTGCTAAAAGCCGAAGAAGAGGTGGAATTAGCAAATAGGGTCAGATTTTTAGAAGAATTTCGCCAAAAACAAGAAGAATTATACTCCAATTTAGGACAACAACCGACCAAAGCACAAATAGCTGCCGAGTTCGATATGACAGAAAAGCAGCTAGAAAGTCGCTTATATCAAGGTAGAGTAGCGAAACGCAAAATGATTCGCTCAAACCTGCGGTTAGTCGTCTCCATTGCTAAACGATATCTTAATCGCGGAGTGCCTTTTCTAGATTTAATCCAAGAAGGCGCAATGGGTTTAAACCGCGCTACAGAAAAATTTGATCCAGATAAAGGATATAAATTTTCCACATACGCCTACTGGTGGATTAGACAAGCGATTACTAGAGCGATCGCTAATGATGCACGCACAATCCGCTTACCAATCCATATAGTTGAAAAACTTAATAAACTCAAAAAAGCACAACGCGAACTCAAACAAAAATTATCGCGCAATCCTTCCGAAGCAGAAATGGCAGAAGCTTTGGAAATGAATGTGCAGCAACTACGCCAATTACAACAGCTGCGGCGACAAGCACTTTCCCTCAACCACCGTGTAGGTAAAGAAGAAGACACGGAATTGATGGACTTGCTAGAAGATGAAGATAACCAATCTCCAGAAGCAAAAATGAACGAAAACATGATGCGTCAGGAGATTTGGGAAGTTTTGGGTGATGTTTTAACCCCCAGAGAAAAGGACGTAATTTCTCTGCGTTACGGCTTAACAACCAGCGAACCCTGCACTTTAGAAGAAGTTGGCAATATGTTCAACCTCTCCCGCGAACGAGTGCGCCAAATTCAAAGTAAAGCGATGCGAAAATTACGCCGTCCACATATAGCCAAGCGGTTGAAAGGCTGGTTAATCTAGGGGTTAAAGGTCAAGGGTCAAGGGTCAAGGGTTAAAGGTCAAGGGTTAAGGGTCAAGGGTCATTTGTACCATTACCCATTACCCATTACCCATTACCCATTCCCCAATCCCCATTACCCCTTATCCCCAGAGGGGGCCCCGAGTTCCCCAATCCCCAGCCCCCCATTAGCTATAGACTATGGACTATCTCTATAGACTATGGACTAATGACCTTGGGTAACAATTTAACTTTGCGTTTTGCCGAACCTGCTGATTGCGATGTTTTATTTGGCTTAATTCAGCAGCTAGCTGATTATGAAAAACTTTCTCATGCTGTAACTGGCAATGCGATCGCATTGCAAGAGCATTTATTTGGCTCTCCCAAATTTGTGGAGGCAATTTTAGCAGAATATGCAGGGCAAGCTGTAGGTTTTGCCCTATTTTTTTACAATTATTCAACATTCTTGACTAAACCAGGTATCTATTTAGAAGACTTGTTTGTTGTCCCTGAATATCGCCGTCAAGGAATAGGTAAAGCGCTGTTATCTAAATTAGCCCAAATAGCTATTGAACAAAATTGTGGCAGGTTAGAATGGAGCGTTTTGGATTGGAATGAACCTGCACAAAAATTTTATCGCAGTATGGGGGCTGATATTTTAGAAGATTGGCGAATTTGTCGCGTTACTGAACAATCAATGGCACAATTAGCGGCAAGATACAATATCTCATAAAGGTAAAATAATGGAGAAAAAATTAACAATTCTTCACTATTTTGACAATAATTTGTATCAGCAGTTAATTAACAAAAAAAACTGGAAACGTAAGCCAGCTAAGGCTTATAGCGAAGTATGACAGCCTGTCTATTGACGGAAGATCTTTGCTCATCTGAAAATATGAAGGAAATAGCGCCGAATACGCTTTGGTTGTAGAGGAAACACGAAATGAAGAAGTTTTTTTCAATAGTACTGTTAGGCATAGCAATCTTCACTTTTGCCTTCAGTAAGCCAGCTTTAGCAGCAGATAGTGCTAGTGGAGCCAAGGTATTTAGTGCTAATTGTGCTTCTTGTCATGCAGGTGGAAAAAATTTGGTTCAAGCCAATAAAAACTTGCAGAAAGATGCTTTAGAAAAATACGGTATGTACTCCGCTGATGCCATTATCGCCCAAGTGACAAATGGTAAAAATGCTATGCCTGCTTTCAAAGGACGTTTAAAGCCTAACCAAATTGAAGACGTAGCTGCTTACGTACTTGAAAGTGCAGATAAAGGCTGGAAATAAAGTTAAGTATTAACTCAACTCTAGAGGTAGACTGACAGCTAAAGTTGGAAGTGTAAAGTCTGATGTATGGAATTATTACACCTATAGGGGAATAGGATGATCATCACGGAAAAACTTGATTTTTTCGCCTAATATTCTATTCAGCTTGTAATAATTTTCACTTCATCTTGCATCTTTTAGTTGACTAAATTCGTTCATTAGCGGGGCTTTTTGTCCCGCTTAATTGTAGCAATACCAAAATTATTCAAATAATTAGTAATTTATACAGCAGAGAATAAAAGATTGAGGTACAGATTATTTCAGGAGGGCAAAAAAAATGTGCAAGACCCTTGTACTTCATTGACCTGGAAAATGCTGTAATTCGTAATTAATATATAGCAATCCTATTTCAATTGTAAAAAATATCGGTTTTGGCTGTTGACTGTTGACTGTCAACGCTTAACAGTTAACAACCCTTCAGATCAGATTTCACAAATCATTTAGGATTGCTATAAGGACTGATATTTGATTGTTGAAATCAGCATGACGCAGCTTTATCAAAGGTTGTGGTGTGTTACTGCTTACGCCTAAAACACGCTACAAAAAGGGTAATAGGGTTTGGTTAAGAATTTTTCGTCATGATTTTGGGGTTGTGGAGACGCGATGAATCGCGTCTCTACAAGATTTAAACGTCAATCGATTAATTACGAATTACGAATTAGTAATTATTTACTCAAATGTATTGCTTATGATTTATTTTTGGCGATTACTTTTCAGTACGATCGCAGTTTTGGCTTTCACTTTTTTGACTCATACGGCTAACGCTTCAGCTCTAAATCATACTCCAACTACTGCGCGGGAATTTTTGCAGATGGGTGTAGATAAAATTAGCCACAGTCATTACGAAGAAGCGATCGCGGATTTCAATCAAGCAATTCAACTGCAAAACAATTTGGGGGAAGCTTATAGCGATCGCTGTCTTGCTTATCTTCAGATCCAAGAATACCAGCAAGCGATCGCAGATTGTACCCAAGCCATAAATCTTTCACCAGAAAATCCTGAGGCTTATATTAATCGCGGGTTAGCAAACTACAGACAACAAAATTATCCCGCTGCGATTGCCGATTATCAAAGAGCGATCGCACTTAAACCGGCTGATTTTCGAGCTTACTATAATATTGCTCTCGCCTATGCAGCCACAGATAAGTATTTAGAAGCGATAGTTGATTATAATTTAGCCCTCAGCCAAATTCCCCCCTCCGCAAATTTACTCCTTGCAGATATATACAATGACAGAGGTTTGGCGCGGTTACAATTGCTTGATTATGAAGGCGCTATGGGCGATTTTAGTAAAGCAATTCAACTCGATGGTAACGATTACAGAGCCTACTTTAACCGAGGTTGTGCTTGCGGTAAAAAAGGAGATAACTTTGGCGCATTGCGTGATTTTTCCAAAGTCATCCGCCTTAATCCTAGTAATGGTATGGCTTATGTTAACCGTGGAGTAGCCCGCTATCAACTGGGATATTATCAAGGAGCGATCGCTGATTTACAAAAAGCATCAGAGTTCTTTGGTTACACAGGCGAAAAGCCAGCCTATGAAAAGGCTGTAAAAATACTCCAGACAATGCAAAAGCAAATACCCGCCGCCTCGGAGTTTGTTTAATGAGGGGATGGGGGAGATGAGGGGGATGAGGGAGATGAGGGGGATGAGGGAGATGAGGGGGATGAGGGAGATGAGGGAGATGAGGGGGACAAATGACAAATGACAAACACCCATTACCCATTACCCATTACCCATTACCCATTACCCATTCCCCATTACCCATTCCCCAGTCCCCAGTCCCCAATCCCCAGTCCCCAATCCCTAAACCACAGCCGCCAACTCAGCTTTAACTGAACTGTAAGCCCAGTCTAGCCAAGGAAGCAGTGCTTCAATATCTGCGGTTTCTACTGTTGCACCTCCCCAAATTCGCAATCCTGGAGGTGCTGCACGGTAAGCGCCGATATCATAAGCGACTTTCTCCTTTTCTAGGAGTTTGGCTAATTGAGTAGCACATTTTGCTTGTGCTTCTGGACTTTGGCTAGTGAACCAAGAATCAGTTATTTTCAAGCAAATGGAAGTACAAGAGCGAATTTCTGGGGTTTCTGCCAAAAAGCCTGCCCAATCGCTTTTCTCAACCCATTTGGCGATCGCGCTTAAGTTAGCTTGACTACGTTTAATTAAACCAGGTAGTCCGCCAATACTTTCTGCCCAAATTAAACCATCTAGAGCATCTTCTACACACAACATTGATGGGGTGTTGATGGTATCTCCTTGGAAAATACCTTCAATCAGCTTCCCTTTTTGGGACATCCGGAAGAGTTTAGGTAAAGGCCAAGCTGGGTTATAAGTTTCCAGGCGTTCTACAGCGCGGGGTGAAAGTACAATCACACCATGCTGTGCTTCACCACCTAATACTTTTTGCCAGGAATAAGTTACTACATCCAATTTATTCCAGGGTATATCCATCGCAAATACGGCAGATGTTGCATCACAAATAGTCAAACCTTCGCGGTTATCTGGAATCCAATCACCATTTGGCACTCTTACACCAGAGGTTGTGCCATTCCACAAAAACACGACATCATGGCTAAAATCAACAGAGCTTAAATCTGGCAAACTACCATAAGGTGCTTTAATCAAGCGGGTATCAGGTAACTGTAATTCATCGGTGACATCTTTTACCCATTCCTGACCAAAGCTTTCCCACGCCAGGATATCAAGAGGTTTGTGTCCTAAAAGTGACCACAAAGCCATCTCTACTGCACCTGTATCAGAAGCGGGAACGATACCCAAGCGGTAATCAGCCGGAACACCGAGGATTTGCTTAGAACGTTCAATGACTGCAGCTAATTTCGCTTTACCATCTTTAGAACGGTGAGAACGACCTACACAGGCGTTTTCTAGTTGCGAAACAGACCAACCGGGACGCTTAGAACAGGGGCCAGAGGAGAAGAAAGGATTGCTAGGCTTGGTTGTAGGAGGAGAAACAGCTTGGGACATAAGTGCACTCAAAGACAATTACTTATTGAGGGACATCGCAATACTACACGGTTAAGGGGAAAAGGTTAAAGGTTAAGGGTTAAAGGTTTTTTCTTTCCCATTCCCCATTCCCCACGGTTAAGGGGAAAAGGTTAAAGGTTAAGGGTTAAAGGTTTTCCCATTCCCCATTCCCCATTCCCCATTCCCCATTCCCCCTTCCCCATTCCCCCTTCCCCATTACCCATTACCCATTACCCATTACCCATTCCCCATTCCCCATTCCCCATTCCCCCTTCCCCATTCCCCATTCCCCCTTCCCCATTCCCCCTTCCCCATTCCCCATTCCCCATTCCCCTTTTCCCAGTCCCCATTACCCCTTATCCCCAGAGGGGGCCCCGAGTTCCCCAATCCCCAATCCCTAAACCTGTTGAAACCTACGAAAAATAGGTAACTGAATAGTAAAAGTCGCACCCTGACCTTCACCGGGACTAGTAGCGCTGATTGTGCCTCCATGTAGTTCTACAATGTGGCGAGAGATTGCCAGTCCTAATCCCAAACCAACTGTGTTGTGACTGTTGGATTCTTGGCAATAACGCTCAAAGATATGAGGCAAAAATTCAGCACTAATACCGCGTCCAGTATCGCTGACAGTAATTTGAATTTCTGTTTTGGTTTGCTCAACCTTGATTTCTATTTGCCCGGCGTTGGGAGTAAATTTAATGGCGTTAGACAGCAAATTTCCCAACACTTGTTGGAATCTTTGAGGATCGCCACATATCTCAGTAATATATTGGGGTAGTACAGAATTGAGGCTGATATTTTTTGCTACAGCTGAGGGATGAGCAGTGGTGATAGCTGACTCTATAATGCTAATTAAATCAACTGTACCAATTTGAAGTTCCAGCGTCCCACGGATAACGCGGGAGATATCTAGCAAATCTTCAATTAATCTAGCTTGAGATGTCGCACCTCTTTCGATCGCATCTAAGGCGCGGCTAGTTGTAACTGCATCCAGATTGCCGCTTTGTAAAAGTTTTGTCCAGCCGAGAATGCTATTCACAGGAGAGCGCAAATCATGGGAAATGATAGCAATAAATTCATCTTTGGCTTGGCTAGCGGCTTCTGCTTCCATCCGCGCTGCTTGTTCTAGCTCTAGTAAGCGAGTTCGTTCTGCTTCAATCTGTTTTCGGTCTTCAATATCTGTACAAGTGCCAAACCATTTAATTACTTGTCCCTGCTCATTTTTCAGGGGAATTGCTCGCACTAAATGCCAGCGATAGCTACTATCAATCCCTCTGCGATAGCGATATTCTGCCTGATATAGTGAGCCTGTTTGTAAAGCACTCGTCCAAATGGCGTAAGCACGTTGTAAATCGTCAGGATGTAATGCTGCTTGCCAACCCAGCTGTTGTGTTTGTTCTGTGGTTAACCCTGTATATGCAAACCATTGCTGATTATTGTATTCTTGTTGACCGTCAGCATCAGTAGTCCAAACCATTTGGGGAATAGCATCGGCTAGCTGGCGGAAATGAGCTTCATTGTCTTTGAGGGTTTGTTCGAGGTGTTTGCGGTTACTAATATCTTCAATCATCGCTAGCCCACACAAGACTGTGCCATTCGGTTGCCAAAGTAAGGTAACTGTGAGTGCAGTCCAAATAATTTCCCCATTTTGCTGAAAATAGCGTTTCTCTAGGCTGTAGCTAGAAATTTTTCGCTGGAAGAGTTGCTCTGTTAAATTTACATCTTTGGTAATATCGTCTGGATGGGTAATGTCTAGAAAATTTAACTTTTGTAGTTCTTCTTGGGAATAGCCCAGCATTTGACATAGGGCTTGGTTAACTTCTACAAAACGATAGTTTAAATCGACAGTTGCCATACCAATTGGCGCTTCTTGGAAAACCCGGCGGAATCTCAGCTCACTTGCTTGTAATTTTGCAGCCAGCATTCGATATTGCTGTTCGGCTAACTCAGCTTGCTGTCGTGCTGCTTGTTCCTCTAGCAGTAATTTATGATGATGAATTTCTGCTTGTTTGCGTTCTGTAATATCTCGCCAAGAGGCGACAAAGCCATCTTGCCACTTGCTAATGTGAATATCAAAGGCTTTGGTTAACTCCTGCTGTCCATCAACATCGGTGTAAATTAAGGATTCCTTACGTAGCGGATTGCCTGTTTGTACTACTTGGCAATAATCTTCAAATAGTCCAGATGGGCGATTGGCTGGTAAAGTTTCACACAACTTCTGCCCAATTTGCTCTACTGCAGTCATCTGAATAGCTTCACAAGCTGCTGCATTAACATACTCAATGCGAAAATCCACAATTTTCCCAGATGCATCGCGAATGGCAGAGTA contains the following coding sequences:
- a CDS encoding PAS domain S-box protein, whose protein sequence is MLQHTVLIVDDCPEDREIYRRYLASDRLHSYTILEEELGEPALALCQKIQPDAILLDFLLPDLDGLEFLAELKQSLTNPPPVIMVTGHGNETVAVQALKNGAQDYLVKEKTTSDSLQLAMRCVIENTQLRQQLHYSQEQFCTSTENMLDCFGIYSAIRDASGKIVDFRIEYVNAAACEAIQMTAVEQIGQKLCETLPANRPSGLFEDYCQVVQTGNPLRKESLIYTDVDGQQELTKAFDIHISKWQDGFVASWRDITERKQAEIHHHKLLLEEQAARQQAELAEQQYRMLAAKLQASELRFRRVFQEAPIGMATVDLNYRFVEVNQALCQMLGYSQEELQKLNFLDITHPDDITKDVNLTEQLFQRKISSYSLEKRYFQQNGEIIWTALTVTLLWQPNGTVLCGLAMIEDISNRKHLEQTLKDNEAHFRQLADAIPQMVWTTDADGQQEYNNQQWFAYTGLTTEQTQQLGWQAALHPDDLQRAYAIWTSALQTGSLYQAEYRYRRGIDSSYRWHLVRAIPLKNEQGQVIKWFGTCTDIEDRKQIEAERTRLLELEQAARMEAEAASQAKDEFIAIISHDLRSPVNSILGWTKLLQSGNLDAVTTSRALDAIERGATSQARLIEDLLDISRVIRGTLELQIGTVDLISIIESAITTAHPSAVAKNISLNSVLPQYITEICGDPQRFQQVLGNLLSNAIKFTPNAGQIEIKVEQTKTEIQITVSDTGRGISAEFLPHIFERYCQESNSHNTVGLGLGLAISRHIVELHGGTISATSPGEGQGATFTIQLPIFRRFQQV